The Triticum dicoccoides isolate Atlit2015 ecotype Zavitan chromosome 6A, WEW_v2.0, whole genome shotgun sequence genome has a window encoding:
- the LOC119319244 gene encoding uncharacterized protein LOC119319244 gives MLPLYEKHKKLHAAEVKNVMTSFGQIIQSIFCKRVARILVEANSTAATSKAQVSESVTFDVPPSNAAGACDTRAPPQTSPIVHMGATAQEAEIEMEAAGCPDTNQNGHDQDIFLDKMQCCDKVGKEDAEFVQDKGDQEEVVAPEYVAGDAKVPCVTDEAWRVILSQGTVAALDSLALEFDDGPSCSLFKEETEDFEWFNMDPETARKVMEEKKEKEINGVASPDVQQPLSAGPTFDNSPVLARQSSGSKLPVQYEAPSPCFDTDPKLQKSCETRPPIYDASPIAFIAPVVSSVQQDRFEAELHEPGEKIVEANSGSSAHVKKAVKKRTAQPPDGVPKMKTIKIDRKDDALYQQYVMSRYKIPRAKKDLVIPDFIEIEGFHTSLQNFHASLKPRADLDSEVMTLYLKTFNLEQLYNKKKPKKFAFSVFMGSQLAMDPDLFDHKNCEREFIKACENNHISKSDLCRSE, from the exons ATGCTCCCATTATATGAGAAGCACAAGAAGTTGCATGCGGCAGAAGTGAAGAATGTTATGACATCCTTCGGCCAGATAATACAGTCAATTTTCTGCAAGCGTGTAGCACGTATTTTGGTTGAAGCAAACTCCACTGCTGCAACTTCCAAGGCACAGGTGTCTGAAAGTGTTACTTTTGATGTTCCACCAAGCAATGCAGCAGGAGCATGTGACACCAGGGCTCCACCCCAAACTAGCCCTATAGTTCACATGGGTGCCACAGCACAAGAAGCCGAGATTGAGATGGAAGCTGCAGGTTGTCCCGACACCAACCAGAATGGACATGATCAGGACATTTTTTTGGATAAAATGCAGTGTTGCGATAAAGTTGGGAAGGAAGATGCAGAGTTTGTTCAGGATAAGGGGGACCAGGAGGAGGTGGTAGCCCCTGAATACGTGGCGGGAGATGCAAAAGTCCCATGTGTTACTGATGAGGCTTGGCGGGTGATTTTATCACAAGGTACCGTGGCTGCATTGGATTCACTTGCGTTAGAATTTGATGATGGTCCTTCATGTAGTCTGTTCAAAGAGGAAACCGAAGACTTCGAGTGGTTCAACATGGATCCTGAGACTGCAAGGAAGGTTATGgaagagaaaaaggaaaaggaaattaATGGCGTCGCCTCTCCTGATGTTCAACAACCGCTTTCAGCAGGGCCCACCTTCGACAACAGTCCAGTGCTTGCAAGGCAGAGCAGCGGCTCAAAGCTTCCAGTGCAATATGAAGCACCATCCCCATGCTTCGACACTGATCCGAAGCTTCAAAAGTCATGTGAAACCCGGCCACCTATATATGATGCATCTCCAATTGCATTCATAGCTCCAGTTGTATCTTCAG TGCAACAAGATCGTTTTGAAGCTGAGTTGCATGAGCCAGGGGAGAAGATTGTCGAGGCTAACAGTGGGAGCAGTGCTCATGTGAAGAAGGCGGTTAAGAAAAGAACGGCCCAGCCTCCTGATGGTGTTCCAAAGATGAAGACTATCAAGATCGACCGAAAAGATGATGCTCTGTACCAGCAGTATGTGATGAGTAGGTACAAAATACCAAGAGCAAAGAAAGATCTAGTAAT CCCTGATTTCATTGAAATAGAGGGCTTCCACACATCACTTCAGAACTTCCATGCTTCATTAAAGCCACGAGCTGATCTTGACAGCGAGGTAATGACACTGTATCTGAAAACTTTCAACTTGGAGCAATTGTACAACAAGAAGAAGCCGAAGAAGTTTGCATTCTCAGTGTTTATGGGG AGTCAATTGGCTATGGATCCTGACTTGTTTGATCACAAGAATTGTGAAAGAGAGTTCATAAAGGCATGCGAAAATAACCATATTTCAAAAAGCGATCTA TGTCGTTCAGAATAA